The sequence GGTCTCGGTGATCAGCTTCGTGGGCCTGCAGGCGGAGGAGCAGCGGCAGAACTTCGTCAACCAGCTGCAGATGGAGCTGTTCGCCTGGATCAAGCGCAATCCGGCGGGGGACCGGCCGCTGGGAGCGCTGTTCGTGATGGACGAAGCGCAGACGATGGCGTCTTCGGGTTCGCTGACGGCCAGCACCCGCAGCACGATCGTGCTCGCCTCCCAGGCCCGCAAGTACGGGCTGGGGCTGCTGTTCGCCACGCAGGCGCCGAAGGGGCTGCACAACCAGGTCGTCGGCAACGCGATGACGCAGTTCTTCGGCCGCCTCAACAGCCCGGCCCAGATCGCGGCGGCCAACGAGCTGGCGCGCGCGAAGGGGAGCCCGGTCGCGGACATCTCACGGCTGGAGCGCGCCCAGTTCTACGTGGCGGGGGAGGCGTTCGGGTTCCGCCAGGTGGCGACGCCGCTGTGCTTGAGCCACCACCCGGCCAGCCCGCTGCGGCTGGAGGAGGTGATTTCCCGCGCACGGGAAACGTGAGCGTGTCGATCCGGGCGGAGTTCGTTCGACGCAGGGGTGAAGCGCACCCGACCCGAGGAGCACCCCGTGATCCGCCTCTACATGAGCATGTCCCTCGACGGCTACATCGCCGGCCCCGACGACCGGCCCGGCCAGGAGCTGGGCCGCGGGGGCGGCCGGCTGTTCAACTGGCTCGACGACCGCCACGGCGACGGAGTCAGCGGGCAGGTGTACCGCGAGGCGTCGGCGACCGGCGCGATCATCTCGGGACGGCGGACGTACGAGCTGGCCGGCCGGTGGGGTGGCGACCACCACGACGGCGTGCCGATCCACGTGCTGACCCACCGCGTCGACCCGGCCGACCCGGCGCCCGGCAGCACGCGGTACTTCACCGACGTGGTGGCCTGCGCCGAAGAGGCCCGCGCGGCGGCCGGTGAGCGCGGTGTCATGGTGCACGGCGCGGGCGCGGCGCAGGCCCTGCTGGCGGCCGGGCAGCTGGACGAGCTGGAGATCCACCTGGTCCCGGTGCTCCTTGGCGGCGGACGGCGGCTGTTCGGGGAGTCGGACCCGGTCGAACTGCGGCTGGTCCGCCGCCTCGAAGACCGCGACGTCACGCACCTGCGGTACGAGGTCGTGCGTTAGGCCTGCTTTTCCTCGTACTGGGCGAGGATCGCGTGCGTCGCGTCGATCAACGCCGGCGCTTCGCACACCTGCGCGAAGATCTCCGCGTACTGCAGCAGCACCAGCCGCAGTTTCTCCAGCTCGTCCCGCAGTTCTTGCGACCGCTCCCAAGCCGCCTCGTGGGCGACGATCGCCGTGCCCTCGGGCCGGGTCGCCTCCCACTCCTGCAACGCCGGGTGCCACTGGGCCAGCACCGGGCGCAGCACCGCGTTCAACATCCAGATCGCGAGGTGCCCGAAGCGGTACTCACTCTTCCGAGGCGGCTTCGCCACGGACGGGCCGTACTTGCGCAGGATCTCCCGCGTCACCCCGAACAGCTGGTACAGCGAGGAAAGCGCCTCCCGCAGGATGCCGTGGTTCGGGGCGAGCGGCGCCACCGTGATGCGGGTGACCAGCTCGACGTACAGTTCCCACGCCGCATCGCGTTCCGCCTGGTCCGGGCGCCATTCGCCGGACAGCTTCGCCGGGCCCCAGCCCAGATCCACCCTGACCTTGTCGATGGGCATGTGCCGCCTTCCCGATCCGTTACCGTGCGCAACGGCAGTCTACCCACGGTCGAGCCGGCCGCCGTTCGTGTTACGGACCGGGAAGGGCGGTCACCTCAGCCGTGGCGGAAACACAACGTGCCCCACTGGAAGCCCGCGCCGATGGACGACACGACGTACGTGTCGCCCGGGCTGACCGCGCCGGAGCCGAACCGGGTGTGCAGGGCCGTGAACACCCCGGCCGATCCCGTGTTGCCCAGGGTGTCCACCGTGATCGGGGCGCGGTCACGGGGGATCGAAAGCTTGTCCAGCGCCGCGGTGAGGATGTTCAGGTTCGCTTGGTGCAGGAAGAAGTGCGTGATCTCCTCGACCGGCACGCCCGCGTGGTCCGCCGCCCGGAGGATGCTGTCCGGGAGGCACCGGGTCGCCGTGTTCCAGACCGCGCGGCC is a genomic window of Amycolatopsis lexingtonensis containing:
- a CDS encoding dihydrofolate reductase family protein → MIRLYMSMSLDGYIAGPDDRPGQELGRGGGRLFNWLDDRHGDGVSGQVYREASATGAIISGRRTYELAGRWGGDHHDGVPIHVLTHRVDPADPAPGSTRYFTDVVACAEEARAAAGERGVMVHGAGAAQALLAAGQLDELEIHLVPVLLGGGRRLFGESDPVELRLVRRLEDRDVTHLRYEVVR